A region of the Peredibacter starrii genome:
ATCGAACATTCGCGCCCCTACAACACTTAACTTAACCTCAATTTCCCTCTGAAACCGTGAAATTTTACACCCAGAGAAAAAGTTTTTTTACGTCCAACATTAAAACTGCGGTAGAAGCTCTCCAAATTAACCAGGAGCTTTAAAATGAAATCAATTTTAGGTCTTATGCTTTGTCTTGTTGCTGGTTCGGCCCTTGCCGCATCATCACCGATTCTTGAAAACGTTCAGGTTAAAAACAAAAAGTTCGCGGAATTGATCTTTATTGCCATCAAAAACAAGGCACCGACTAAAACAAGTGGCGCCATTACTGCTGCTACGATTCCAGGTCTTATCACGTGTCAAAGTATTGTGGGTGTTGTGAAAACTGATTTCAACTGCTGGCTTCTAAAAGGTGGTTGGAACTATTTAGGCTCAGAGGCCTATGGTTCAGGAGATCAGGAAAAAGCCACTCGCGCACTTTACAATGCACTTAACCTTCGCGAAACAAACGAAGAAGGTATGAAGTTCAAAACAATCGAACTTAATGTTCCTGACCGCACCGGCGGAACTGAAAGAAACCAACTTGTGTGTACACGTATGGCCCCGGAGCACCGTCAGATGGGCTTCCGTGATACTTGTCAGCTTCTGAACGCACTTTAATCAAGATTTAAACGAAAGGGCCCGTCGTCTGTGCGGGCCTGCTTTTTCCACTGTTTACTTTTTAAAACAGATTTCAATCACTTGCCTTCGATTTCACAACCTAGAATATTTTAAAGATGTAAGAATAGCTCTTAGGAGCTTTCTTTATGAGTGGTGAAAAAGGTAACGGATAATTTAAATAGAAAAGGCCCGCTTTTGCGGGCCTTGTTTTTTATAGAAGCTCAGTTTTTTGTTCAATTTCTTTTTGCTGCTTTTCCAGCGCTTTCTTCTCTCTTCTCGCCTTCCACTTTTCTTTTGCTTCTTTGTACTTCTCGACAACTTTTGAATGGAACTTTTTCCCCGACACGTAACCCTTCGCGCGGCTCTTCATTAATTCATAACCCGTGCGATTGGTAACGTAGCTACAGAAAGAGCGAAGTTCTTTATCTTTAGAAAGTTTTTCTTTGGTCTCAGGTTGCGAACATACTGCTACAGATACACCTGTCGCCACATCCGCTGCCACTACTGGCACAGTGTAAAGACTTGCGAGCGTGCTTGAAACTACACCCAGGGCGATTCTTGGAGCGTAGATTTGACCAACAATTGAACCAGCAGCTTCATAGATCGTCGGAATCGCCGCTTTGTATTTGTCTTGTGCGATCGATTTATTAAACTTACCAGTCGTTAGAATGCTCTGAATGTCTTCTTTTGTAAGTTCACCAAGAAGAGGTTTTAGTTCCAGGTATTCTGGGTGCTGGTTGATGAGCTCAAGGTTGAGGTCATTTACATCAAGACGAGATAGCTCTTCGGGAGTCAGATCAAAGCGCGAAAAATTATCTGGCATGTCGGCCTTAACACCTGTGATGAACAGGAAGTCCTTCATGATGGAGTTGGTTTTCTGATCCAGAATTTCTTCAGTTTTAGCGATCATGAGATCAATCATTTCTTCAGGTGTTCCCGCTTGAAGATAAAGATCATCATACTTTTCTTGGTTGTTTAAAAAGAACTGATAGAAGGCAGCAAGGTCCTTGTTTTTTTCTTCTTTTTCGACACTGCCTTTGATGAAGCCAGCTGTGGCCATAAAAGGTTTAGCAGTTGTCGTTGATAACCAGGCCGCCCCTTTACCAATGGACATGCCCAAGCGCTTAAAGATACCTTTGGTTTTTTCTTCACGAGAACAGTTGGCGCAGTCGCCTTTGATCTTCTCGTAGCCCACTTCAATGGAGTCCTTGGAAGCTTTGAAGGCCTCAGAAACTTTCTTCAGGAGAAGTCTGGTTTTACTGTCTTCGTGTTGATCAGCTTCTTTTTCAAGTTGCTGAGACACGACTTCTTTATCAGCTGAAGTCACTTCAAGCGTTGATTCCTCAGCGCGAGTGTTGGCCATACAAAGAAGCATCATAATCAGTAAAGCAGCGGTCATTTTCATACCGGTCTCCTGGTTAAATTCATTGATGGCTTTTCAAAAGCAAAAAGTGGGCCAAAAAGGCCCTCTTTATTTCAATGAATTAGGAGAATTGAAAGTGTCTAAACTTTAGACACTGAAGGAAATCGTTACAATTAGCCTTTAAAGAAATCGATACAGATAGCTTGGATCTCTTCCTCTTTCGATTCCTTAATCACCTTACGGCAATCTTCAATCGCTTTGAGAAGAATCTCTCTCACCACCGGCACATCCTTGCGGCTCATAGATACTAGACTTGAATAATGGAGGTCCTGATTAAGATTAAGATCAATGGAGTCAATCGCACGCAGGCGCCAGTTGGTATGGTGTCTTTGAATCTGAGGAGAATCTTTATTGAGGTGAATTCTTGTGACCCCAATTTCATAGTGCTCACCCTTCTTAACCGCTAACCCCGTGTCTTGCAAAAAGTTTAAGATCTCCGTCACCTTCTCGCGAGATAAGTGAAGGCGCTCAATGATCTTCTCCGCGGTCTGGAACTCTTTGATTGAGAGGAGCATATGAATGGCACCATAGTACCAGCTGGAATAATAGATCTGCTGATCCACCGGTTTAAGCGACTTCTTGATATCAATCCGGTTTTTAATCTCGCTGCGCTTACTGAGGATGTCTTTGATTTCCTCCATGAAGTAATCACGCAGTTCGTTCGTTCCAGCTCTTTCAAGTTGCAAGAGCAGAAGAAAAAACCGTGACTCTTCCTTAGTGTGTCCGAGGAAAGAATTGAGTTTTACTCCCTGCTCGAGGCTAAAATGAGGAATGCCATTTAAGACCTGAGAAACAAAAGCAGACTGGCAGTTAAGATACTCGGCGATTTTAAGCTTTATCCCCCTGCCCTTAGAGGGAGAATTATCAATTCGCTCATTGAGGTAAAGCTTGTAATCGAGGTAATCGAAAAGTGTCTTTTTCATATAGTTTTTACAAACCTGTTTAAGGGCCAGACAAAGGTCTTAAATGATCTTTCATGCTCGTAATATCGGAGCATTAACTATCTTTAATTAATAATTTTGTTAATTATAACATACCTTTTTTATTAAATTCACGTATTTCAAAATCCTTACATGCTTTAATCTCCGGCCAACCTAAATCGGTGCTAACCTCAAACAAATTGGAGATATTATGAAGCGACTTTTATTATCCCTGGCCCTGGCCACATCTATGACAACATCCCTATCAAGCTTTGCAGGTGGCGAAACCAGTGGCGGTGGAGATGCGGTGTATGTGGAAGACCAACTAATTCTTCGTGACTTCATTGAAGCATCTAGCTTTAAGACAATTTTGCGGAACGATGAATTTTTGCATTCAATTTCTGATTTTCAGGATTTGATCCAAGACATCTCTAAAGCTCAGCCAGAGTTGGCGTTGGCAGTTATTAAAGATCTAATGAGAGTTAACTTCTATCAATCAGGCTCCGCACTTCCTCTTCTTCCGGCCAGTACGACAGCACTGAGTGGCCCGAAGGCAGATGTTCAGTTAGCGATCAGAACTGGTAACGACATTTTTCTTGCTCCTGGAATTCAATCGATCAAAGACGCTTCCTACATTATGATTCATGAGGCCCTTCATTCACTTTTAAGTGACAATCAAGGCCCAGTTCATCACCACAGAGTTCGAGCGATCGTAAAATACCTAAAAGACAATCGCGGCAAGTATGATAAAAAATCTTTGCAAATTCTTCTAAGTAAGAACAATTATATCTTTAACAAATCCCCGCTCCTCTCCGAGGGATTTTTCAATGTTAATGATCCTGGACTTAAATGCCAAATCCTGGGTCAAGACTCTGCAGCGGACTTCTTTCAGATTGATTGCGCGAATCAAAATGCAGAGACTTTTCTTCGTAAAAATATCTTCTCGATTTCACCCGCAAAGGGCAGCTATAAAGAAGACTTTGACATGATTACATTTTATGCATTCTTTAGTGGCGGTGCAGGTGAAGTCATCTATAAGCTAGAGCTTCCAGCAATCCGTTTTCATAACAAGAATGAAAAAATGAAACAGTTAGAAGCTTGTAATAGAAATGCCTCTATTCTAAATAGGTTTAAAACTGATTCCCAAAAATTCCAAACTTACCAAACCCTAGGACAGGAATTCTTGGAGGCCCAAGCCTCAAACGTTTTAGGTGAATGGGAAAAGTATCTTATTGGAAATTATTTGGTGGAAAACTATAATGTTCATGTCCAAAATGGCGTCGATAATATAAAAGCCGAACTTGCTAAACTGAATCCACAAATTGCTATCGGCGAAGACAATGCTCAAAGATGTGCTGCTAAATTTCCTGACGAGCTTTAATTGATTTCAAGTGGTCCGGAGAACCCGGACCACCTCATTATTTCTTACTTACAAGATTCCTTCACACCATTCATCTGATCCACCACTCCCTGCACCGTACAAACAGTCAGCTTCTTCTGATTGAAATAATCCATCAGCATTGATGAAGCTGTCACAGATTGCTTGTGAATATCGTGAAAAAGAACAATACCAGCGTTTTTAGACGAAGCATTCATCTGTTTTAACGTACGGTTATAAATCGACGTCGGGTTCTTGTCCTGCCAGTCCAGCGTATCCACCGTCCAGAACACGTGAATCATGCCATGATCTGCGATCTTCTGACGAACTCTGGCCACACTCACCCCAGCGCCATACGGAAGGCGGAAGAGCTTCACCTTTGTATCAAGTTTCGTCTCGATGGTTTTTTTAGAAGAACCGATCTCTCTTTCCAGATTAACTCCCTCTTTCGTGAGCTGCGCATGTGTATAGGAGTGGCTCGCGATATCAAAGCCCGCCTCTTTTAGAGACAGAGCGGTCTTGGGAAGCTTCTCTACTTGCTGGGCCAGCACAAAGAACGTCGCCGGGATTTTCTTTTCTTGGAGGTTCTTGATCACATCCGGAGTTGTGGCACCCGGACCATCATCATAAGTTAAAGACCAAGTTTTGGCCGGAAAATTTTGGCCCGAAATATTACCGTTCTTTCCTGCCGACGGCGTGATCGTATCAGAACTAGTGTCACGGCCGATTTCTGAAGTATATTCTCTGATTTCTTCAGACAAATTCTGAATACTTGATTCTAAATTCTTATAACTGTCTTTTGCCTTCTCAGCTTTGATAGTCTCTTGCAGAAGCTTCTCATCGACCTTGTAATTTTTCACTTCTTTGAAGTATGAAAGTCTGGTCGCGCGAAGTTTTGCCATGTTCTTCCATAGCACTTCCTTCACGGCCGGATCATTGTTTGTGACTGACTCATCATCACGAAGTTCCTTTAGCTCATCATACAGCTCAGTGATTTTTTCACGAAGGTTACCCAGGATCATGGGTTTTAAATTCTCAGGCAATGCCTTGTTATCTCTCTTCACCCCTTCATAGAACTTACCAAAAGTATCGAGGGCCTCTTGAGCATTCTGTTTTTGAATTTCAGAATACTGAGGAAGTGCCGTCGCCAATACCAGATCAATATAAAGATCATTGAAGTCATGTTCAAACTGATCCACATGAGTACGAATAGAAAGGAGCTTCATATACGTCTTTGACTTCAGCGCCTTATTCGGAGACTTGTCCAATTGCTTATCAAAATCATGAAGAAAGATCTGACCCATTAAGTGGCCATGAAAAATACCACTCATAAGCCTTTCCATTCTGTTATTCAATACTGCCTGACTGCTCATGATCTCATTGACAGAAGCGAGAGTTCGGTGAGTATGTGTATGTTTTGGTGCAGTGGAACAGCCCACCAAACCAACGAGCGTAATAAGTGGAAGAACTTTGATTATTTTCATGAGGTCTCCTGACGAGATTTATATCGAATACTTATCGTCAGAAGAGGGAAAAAATTGATGGGCTAAAAGGCTGATTTCACACGTTCCATTAAAAGTTTGAGGGAGTATGGCTTTCTGAAGAAGGCCAGGGCCCCAGCGGAAATAAGGTATTTCTCGGTCGCCCTAATGTCTCCAGAAACGATGATAATTTTAGGGGCCTTTTCAAAGGTTTTAAGCTGATTTAAAAGCCAGTGCCCATCACCATTCCTCATTTCCAAATCTGAGATGATTAAATCAATTTTAAATGTCTTTAAAAGGATAATTGCCTCTTCACCCGAGGAGGCCGCGATAGGAATATAACCGTGATCTTCGAGAATCATCTCTAAGAGATTGCGAGCTTCAGCTGAATCATCTACCACTAAAATATTTTTCATAAAATTCAAAATAGCACGACCAGATATCGTCACAACTCAAGAAAACTTATCAGCGTATTTTCTTAAGGTAAGCCAAAAAAATAATGATTGTCTTGAGCCAACTCATTCTTAATCTATTAAGAGTTCAATAACTAATTTCTCTTATCTACCTGGCACCTTTTGGACATTTATTTAGAGTTCAATCAAAGCTATTCTTATGACAATATTCAGCTTTTCTAGAGTTATAAAACTTTTAAGAGACGGCCATACTGATAGAAATGGAACTAGCTAAAAATCTTCTGAAACTCTCTCGAAAAAAGAAAATGAGCATTGCTTCCCTGGCCAAAAAAAGCGGAGTCAAGCAACCTACTCTTCACGGATGGACCACGGGTCGCTCCGTGCAGAACATCGATGATCTAAAAAGAGTCTGCGAGGTTCTGGAAGTTGGACTTCATACTCTGCTCTTTGGTAGGCCCGATCCGTATGAGACCAATCAAAAACTGTTGGAAGAAATTTTTAAAGGTGATATTACTGTGACCATTCACAAGATTGTGAAAGACGATTAAGGTCGCGTGCTGATCCATAAGTCTGTTTGAGGATCATAAATAGCGAAGCTTGAACTCGCTCCAAAAAAGCCAACTCCTCCCACTACGACTACTCGCCCATCGGAAAGAAGAGTTGAAGAATGAAAAGCTCGTTGGGTTCCTTCTACTGCTCCATTCATGAGTGACCACGTATTAAGTACGGGGTCATAAATTTCCGCAGGTGGAATCATCACGGCAACACCACTTCCTCCAAGAACCATGATTCGACCATCTAAAAGAGTATGCATAGTATGCTCAACTCTATCAAAGTTCAGAGGGGCCACCACGGTCCAGGTATTATTAGTAGGATCATAAATTTCAGTCAGCTTAAGCCGAGTTGAAGTACTTGGTGCATAGCCACCAGTTACCATCACCCGACCGTCTGCCATGACTGAAGCAGTATGATAGAAACGTCCCACAGACATAGGGGCCGTCAAGGTCCAGGTATTTGTTCCAGGATCATAGATCTCTGCACTCGCAAGCCCATTGGCACCAGTACTCGAACCACCAATTGCCATGACTCGACCATCTTGTAAAAGAACAGAGGCGTGTTCAAGTCTCGCTATCGACATTGGGGGAAGGGCCGCCCAAATATTGGTAGTAGGGTCATAGATCGCGGCACTGGCCAGAGGAGTTGCCCCCCTCCCACCTAAGACTATTACTCTGCCATCTAGAAGAACATGTGAAGTATGATTGTGTTTTCCTACCGGCATTGGGGCCACTGTCGACCAACTGTTCGTCACTGGATTATAGATTTCAACACTGGTTAGTGCTGTAGTGCCATCACTTGTTCCACCCATGGCGATGACTCGTCCGTCAAGGAGAACTTCGCTTGTATGTTTAATTCGTCCAGTAGTGATTGGGGCCATTGTACTCCAGCTATACGTGGTGGGATCAAGCATGAAGGGAGTTAAAAATGTCGTTAGGTTATCAGTGGTTCCTCCGACTATTAAAAGTCTTCCGTCAGGTAATGCATTCCCAGTTTGTGCGACTAAAGGAGACGCCATGGCCGAGAAGGAATTGCTTAGCCATTCATTTTTATTTGGATCAAAAACTTCTACTGTACGAGTGCCTGGACCATTTGCACCACCCACGACCATGACTCTTCCATCTGACAATAGAACTGACCCATGAAGCAGTCGAGGAAAGTTTAAAGAAGCACCCACTGACCAAGTCGCACTCGCTGGATCATAAATATCAACTCTGTTCGTAACGAAATTATTTGCTCCCATTCCTCCAATCGCCATCACTCGACCATCAGACAATACAGTCGATGAATGTAGGGCTTTTTGCTCGGGCATAGCAGCAGTACTCCAGGTATTAGTCACCGGATTATAAATTTCCATCGTTGAGAGGATGGTCATTGAGCCTCCCTGCCCACCCATAATCAGAACTCTTCCATCTGAAAGTACACTTGCAGAATGATTGGCCCGTGCTGTAGTCATCGGAGGTACCGTCACCGAGTCCCAGGTATTTGTAACAGGATCATAAATTTCTGAGCTTGATAAGAAAGTCGAATTGTCACTCATCCCACCGACAATTAAAACTCTTCCATCTGAAAGCACACTCGAGGTATGCCCTGCCCTCGGGAGACTCATATCTGGAATGCTCGAGGCCCAACTGTTGGAGATCGGATCATAAACTTCAACACTCGAGAAAAAATTTAATCCTTCCCGACCGCCTGTCACCAATACTCTACCGTCCAAGAGTACACTGCCAGTATGAAAAAATCTTCCAACTCCCATAGGAGCAATGCTCGTGGTGTCCCACGTATTTGTTTCTAGTGAAAACAGCTCCGCATTTGGTGTCGCAGTTTGAGAATCAGCTGCCCCACCCAAGAGTAGAATTCTTCCATCCTGAAGTTTATTGAGAGTAAAAGCAGGATTAGAATTACTGCGATTTTTTAAGTAACGATGAAAAGGAGCGACGGTCTTACCAGCTTCCACTAACCACACATGAACTTCTGATTCACAACCAGAAAAGATAATACAACAGGCCATGAGAAGAACTCTCATTGAAAAAACGAGGTAGAATCTGGAATAGACGATGGCTTTCACTAAAGAACTTATCGATATCTATTAAGTCTAAATTAAAAGGTTAAGTCGATCTTAAGATTGAGCTGCTTTATCCGTTGGTTGCAAGATGTTCCTGAAGAAAACTACGGCCTTTCATTCATCCAAGAGCTTGTTTGGGGATTAAAAATCAAGGTGCTGGAAAAGAAACCAAACATACCAAATCCCCCTACCAGCATCACCGAACCATCATTCAAGACAACCGAATGATGATAAATTCTCTTCGCTTCTAATTCAGCTCCTCCAGGTGTACTCCAGGAATCTGTTACGGGGTCGTAAATTTCACTCCCGAAAATTGAAACGTTGTCGGTTCCACCCATAACAAGCACTCGATCATCTGGGAGGAGCGCTCCTGTATGCGCCCTTCTGGCCTGAGGCAATGGGGCCACAGAACTCCAGGAATTAGTCGAAGGATTATAGATTTCTGCGCTTGATAGAAAAATTCCATCTAATCCTCCTGCTACGAACACTCTTCCATCTGATAAAACATTTGAAGAAAAGTAGGCCCTTTTTACTGCCATTGGTGCCACCACCGTCCAAGTGTTGGCCAGAGGATCGTAAATTTCTCCAGTGTCCAATGCTGTAGCATTATTAGGAGTTCCTCCCATGACGAAGACTCGACCATCATTCAAGAGCACAGCTTGGTGTAGGGCCCTTGGGCCAGAAAGAGAAGCCGTCGCACTCCATGTATTGGTAGTTGGATCATAGATTTCAGTACTGGCCAAGATCCCCGCCCCTAGTCCACCAACAACCAAGACACGACCATCATTAAGAACAGTTGCCGTGTGAAGCATTCTGCCTGTAGACATAGGAGCTGCTACTGACCAAGTATTCAATCCAGGATCATAGATTTCAGCAGAGGATAATTTACTCGCGTTATCCGGGGTTCCCCCTGCGATGAGCACACGCCCATCATCTAAAACACTGGACGTATGTTCAGTTCGGCCTATGGACATAGAAGAGACCGTTTGCCACGAAGATGTAACAGGATTAAAAATCTGGGCAAGTGTCGTTCTGTTCATATCTTTATCTATCCCACCGGCCACAAATACCTGGCCCGTAGGCAGAAGGTTTGAAGTATGCAACCCTATATCAAAACTCATTCCACTAAACGAATGAGTGAACCACTTGTTCTTTATCGGGTCATAGACCTCTACACTATTAAGAGGCATTCCATTCGCTCCACCTGCTACCATGATTCTTCCATCTGAAAGTTTGGTCGCACTATGAGCATATCTCGAAAGATTGAGAGAAGAGACCCCTGTCCATGAATCAGTGGCAGGATCATAAATATCGACCTGTGCCGATCCACTGGTATTACTCACCATTGCACCTACAACCAGGACTTTTCCGTCCTGCATGGCCGTTGCGGTATGAGAGAACCTTGAAGAAGGCATTGCTCTCACACTCCATGAGTTTGTTACCGGATCATAAATTTCCATCGTTGAAAGAGGAGTTCCGTTGTCATTACCACCAATCACTAAAACTTTTCCATCTGCGAGTATTGTGGCGGTATGGGAACCCCTTGGTGTACTCATGGGTGGAACAGTTGCTGAGTCCCAGGTGTTTGTGACCGGATCATAGATCTCTGAAGTTGCCAAATAAGTGCTGCCGTCGCTCGCACCACCGATCACCAAAACACGTCCATCTAAAAGGACAGTTGAAGTATGTCCATTTCTGGGAGAGGCCATACTTGGTACTCCCGAAGAGTCCCAGGTGTTTGTCACAGGATCATAGATCTCAGCGCTTGTTAAAAAAGTAACAGCATCACTTTTTCCTCCTGTCACTAGCACTCTCCCATCCCCGAGGACACTTGCTGCATGTTGAGACCTTGCTGTTCCCATTGGTGAAATGCCAACCGAAGACCAGGTGTTCGTTTCCAATGAATATATTTCCGTCGTGTTGGTCATGACAGACATATCCAAGGTTCCCCCAAGCTTTAATACTCTTCCGTCTTGAAGGGTATTTAAGGAGAATAGAGTTTGAGGAGAACTTAATTTTTTTAGATAGAGATACTGAGTATTACTTTTTTTGTAATGAAAACCGTCCGTAAGATTTATGAAGACTTCCGATTTACATGCTGAAAAAATAAGTGAGCAAAGCAAAAGGACGAAAGAAAAATTAATCTTCCTTATGAGAGTAAGTCGATTCAAGGACAGTCGTTGGGGTTGATTCATTTAAATGATCTCAAACACCTAATCGTCTTAAATCTTATTTTTTCTTAATATTTTAAGAAGTCCTTAAAGTCACTCAAGTATTATCTGTGGGTTATACCGAATATCTAAAGAAAGGCCCCTCAAAGAGGGGCCTTAAAGATTAGCGAATAAATAGCATGTCGTAGAACTTAGGCACCGGCCAGTTTTCATCCGGGATGATCTCTTCGATGCGGTTACAAAGTTCAGCAATTTTCACCGACTGAGGCATAAGCTCAAGGGCGATTTTTTTCGCGAATGATTCTTCATCCAGCTTATGGTGAAGATCATCAAGCGAAGTTGAAAGATTGATGGTCTGTTCATAAAGAGACTTTGAGTGATTTGAAAGATCTTTCAATAACTCAAGCTCTAAAGAAGAATCGGCCCCACAGTCTTTTTGTTTCTTAATCGATTCAGCAAGCTGGGCCTTATACTCTACTGCAGCTGGAACAACTTGTTTTAAAACCATACCAGCAAGTGTCTTAAGCTCGATCTGACGACACTTGATATAGCGCTCAAGCATTACGTTATGACGAGTAGAGATTTCAGATTCTTTAAACACACCAGACTTCACGAGAACGTTTGTCTTCTTAGCGTCTTTAAGAACTGAAATCGCCTCTGGAGTTGTTCTCATGTTACCAAGGCCACGCTTCTCAGCTTCTTTCACCCACTCTTGTGAGTAACCGTCACCATTGAACACCACTTTCTGAGCGTTACCGTACCACTTAAGGATCACGGCCGTAAGAGCATCGTCTTGTGACTTACCGGCAGCAAGTTCAGCTTCTAAGAAAGCGTTTGTTTCTTCGAAGATATCAATCACTGCAGCGTTTAGAATTGAAAGCGGGTAACCAATTGAAGCCGAAGATCCGCAAGCACGGAACTCGAACTTGTTACCAGTAAACGCGAACGGTGAAGTTCTATTTCGGTCAGTATTATCTTTAACAAGATCTGCAAGCTGACGAGCACCAAGATCAAGAAGTGTTTTTCCAGAAGCAACATACTTACCACCAGACACCATTGAATCAAGGATCTGAGTCAGAGTTGTTCCAAGGAACACCGACATGATTGAAGGAGGAGCTTCGTTTGCACCTAGACGGTGGTCATTTCCGTGGGAAGCAATACCCATACGGATAACGTCAGCGTGACGGTAAACGGCCTCTGTTACAGTCGCAACTACGGCAAGG
Encoded here:
- a CDS encoding response regulator, with translation MKNILVVDDSAEARNLLEMILEDHGYIPIAASSGEEAIILLKTFKIDLIISDLEMRNGDGHWLLNQLKTFEKAPKIIIVSGDIRATEKYLISAGALAFFRKPYSLKLLMERVKSAF
- a CDS encoding TIGR02147 family protein — translated: MKKTLFDYLDYKLYLNERIDNSPSKGRGIKLKIAEYLNCQSAFVSQVLNGIPHFSLEQGVKLNSFLGHTKEESRFFLLLLQLERAGTNELRDYFMEEIKDILSKRSEIKNRIDIKKSLKPVDQQIYYSSWYYGAIHMLLSIKEFQTAEKIIERLHLSREKVTEILNFLQDTGLAVKKGEHYEIGVTRIHLNKDSPQIQRHHTNWRLRAIDSIDLNLNQDLHYSSLVSMSRKDVPVVREILLKAIEDCRKVIKESKEEEIQAICIDFFKG
- a CDS encoding Kelch repeat-containing protein, with the translated sequence MSVMTNTTEIYSLETNTWSSVGISPMGTARSQHAASVLGDGRVLVTGGKSDAVTFLTSAEIYDPVTNTWDSSGVPSMASPRNGHTSTVLLDGRVLVIGGASDGSTYLATSEIYDPVTNTWDSATVPPMSTPRGSHTATILADGKVLVIGGNDNGTPLSTMEIYDPVTNSWSVRAMPSSRFSHTATAMQDGKVLVVGAMVSNTSGSAQVDIYDPATDSWTGVSSLNLSRYAHSATKLSDGRIMVAGGANGMPLNSVEVYDPIKNKWFTHSFSGMSFDIGLHTSNLLPTGQVFVAGGIDKDMNRTTLAQIFNPVTSSWQTVSSMSIGRTEHTSSVLDDGRVLIAGGTPDNASKLSSAEIYDPGLNTWSVAAPMSTGRMLHTATVLNDGRVLVVGGLGAGILASTEIYDPTTNTWSATASLSGPRALHQAVLLNDGRVFVMGGTPNNATALDTGEIYDPLANTWTVVAPMAVKRAYFSSNVLSDGRVFVAGGLDGIFLSSAEIYNPSTNSWSSVAPLPQARRAHTGALLPDDRVLVMGGTDNVSIFGSEIYDPVTDSWSTPGGAELEAKRIYHHSVVLNDGSVMLVGGFGMFGFFSSTLIFNPQTSSWMNERP
- a CDS encoding polysaccharide deacetylase family protein; amino-acid sequence: MKIIKVLPLITLVGLVGCSTAPKHTHTHRTLASVNEIMSSQAVLNNRMERLMSGIFHGHLMGQIFLHDFDKQLDKSPNKALKSKTYMKLLSIRTHVDQFEHDFNDLYIDLVLATALPQYSEIQKQNAQEALDTFGKFYEGVKRDNKALPENLKPMILGNLREKITELYDELKELRDDESVTNNDPAVKEVLWKNMAKLRATRLSYFKEVKNYKVDEKLLQETIKAEKAKDSYKNLESSIQNLSEEIREYTSEIGRDTSSDTITPSAGKNGNISGQNFPAKTWSLTYDDGPGATTPDVIKNLQEKKIPATFFVLAQQVEKLPKTALSLKEAGFDIASHSYTHAQLTKEGVNLEREIGSSKKTIETKLDTKVKLFRLPYGAGVSVARVRQKIADHGMIHVFWTVDTLDWQDKNPTSIYNRTLKQMNASSKNAGIVLFHDIHKQSVTASSMLMDYFNQKKLTVCTVQGVVDQMNGVKESCK
- a CDS encoding Kelch repeat-containing protein, encoding MACCIIFSGCESEVHVWLVEAGKTVAPFHRYLKNRSNSNPAFTLNKLQDGRILLLGGAADSQTATPNAELFSLETNTWDTTSIAPMGVGRFFHTGSVLLDGRVLVTGGREGLNFFSSVEVYDPISNSWASSIPDMSLPRAGHTSSVLSDGRVLIVGGMSDNSTFLSSSEIYDPVTNTWDSVTVPPMTTARANHSASVLSDGRVLIMGGQGGSMTILSTMEIYNPVTNTWSTAAMPEQKALHSSTVLSDGRVMAIGGMGANNFVTNRVDIYDPASATWSVGASLNFPRLLHGSVLLSDGRVMVVGGANGPGTRTVEVFDPNKNEWLSNSFSAMASPLVAQTGNALPDGRLLIVGGTTDNLTTFLTPFMLDPTTYSWSTMAPITTGRIKHTSEVLLDGRVIAMGGTSDGTTALTSVEIYNPVTNSWSTVAPMPVGKHNHTSHVLLDGRVIVLGGRGATPLASAAIYDPTTNIWAALPPMSIARLEHASVLLQDGRVMAIGGSSTGANGLASAEIYDPGTNTWTLTAPMSVGRFYHTASVMADGRVMVTGGYAPSTSTRLKLTEIYDPTNNTWTVVAPLNFDRVEHTMHTLLDGRIMVLGGSGVAVMIPPAEIYDPVLNTWSLMNGAVEGTQRAFHSSTLLSDGRVVVVGGVGFFGASSSFAIYDPQTDLWISTRP
- a CDS encoding helix-turn-helix domain-containing protein; protein product: MELAKNLLKLSRKKKMSIASLAKKSGVKQPTLHGWTTGRSVQNIDDLKRVCEVLEVGLHTLLFGRPDPYETNQKLLEEIFKGDITVTIHKIVKDD